GGACGATCACGGTGTCCCCCCAGATCGGCGGGACGAGGTTTTCGCCGTAGGCCACGCCCAGGAGCACCGCGTAAATCCCGACCGGCGGCAGTGCCTCCAGCCACGCGATGAAGTCGGGGACCCAGGTCTCCACCTTAGGCCTGGATCAAGAGACACACGGCGTGTGCCGCTGCGCCCTCGCCCGTCCCGACGAATCCCATCCCCTCCCCCGTCGTGGCCTTGACCGATACCTGCCCGAGGCCGACGCCCAACGCCGCAGCCAGCGTCTCGCGCATGGCGTCGATGTGGGACCGCAGCTTGGGCCGCTGCAGCACGACCGTCGCGTCCACGTTGCCGACGCCCCAGCCCGCCTCGGAGACTCGCTGCACGACCGCGCGAAGCAGGCCGATGCTGTCGGCCCCCTTCCACTCGGCGTCGGTATCCGGGAAGAGGGCTCCGATGTCGCCGAGGGCCGACGCCCCGAGGAGGGCGTCGATGATGGCGTGCGTCAGCACGTCGGCATCGGAGTGGCCGTCGAGGCCGACCTCGGAGGGCACGGTCACGCCGCCCAGGATCAGCGGGCGCCCTGCGACGAGGCGGTGAACGTCGTAACCGTGGCCGATGCGCATAGGGGTGGAGATGGGGACCCGCAAGATGACTCCGAAATGGGACCGCCGACCGAACATCGTACCAGTACGTCCTCACTCCTCACTCGCTGCCCAGTCCGGCCAGAGTGCCTCCGCCAGCTTCCAGTCCGAGGGGCGGGTCAGCTTCGTGTTGCGCGCGTCCCCCTCCACGATCCAGACCGGGTGCCCCGCATGCTGGAGCAGGCCGACCTCGTCCGTGGCGAGGTGCCCCGCCGCGTTGGCCGCCGCCCGTACGAGCCAGTCACGGCGCGCTCCCTGTGGGGTCTGCATGGCCCACAGCCCCTCCCGAGGCACCGTCGTCCCGAAGAGGGGTCCACGTCCTCCCTGGCGGAGGGTGTCGGCGACCGGCAGCGCCGCCGCGGCCGCGCCATGCGCGAGGACAGCCTGGAGGACAGATGCAATAACGGCCTGCGAGACGAACGGCCGAACGGCATCGTGCACGAGCACCGTCCGCACGGCTGGGGGCAGGGCGCGGACCCCGTGGGCCACGGACGCCTGTCGGCTCGGCCCTCCCGTCACCACGTCTGCCTCGGCACCGTACTCGGCCAGAAGCGCACGGGTGGCGGCCTCCTCCCCGACCGGGACCACCACCACGGCGACATTGACTGCGGGGTGCCGGTGGAACGCACGCAGTGTCTGCACCAGCACCGGAGCGCCTCCGAGGCGGCGGAACTGCTTCGGCGGCGCGCCTGCCTCCGCCATCCGAGACCCGGACCCGCCTGCGGGCAACACCACGCCCACGCTCGGGCCGGGCGGCGGACTCGCATCCGACGGGCCTCCCGCGTCCCGTACCCCGTGGCCCATCTCTACAACACCAGCATCGCGTCGCCGAACGAAAAGAGGCGGTACTCCTCGCGGATCGCGGTCTCGTATGCCTCCACCAGCAACTCGTAGCCCATGTAGGCCGCCACCATCATCATGCGCGGCGAGCGCGGCCGGTGGAAGTTGGTCAGCAGCCGGTCGGCGATGTGGAACGTGTGGATCGGGTAGATGAACTTGTCCGTCCAGCCCCGCCCCACCTTGAGCGTCTTCGCGGCGGACAGCGTGGACTCCATGGCGCGCAGCACCGTCGTCCCGCACGCGGTCACCGTGGCATCCGGGTCGGCCATGGCACGGTTGACGCGCTCGACGGCCTCCGGGCGGACCTCGAAGTACTCCGAGTCCATCCGGTGCTTCGAGAGGTCCTCGACCTCGACCGGCTGGAACGAGCCCAGCCCGAGGTGGAGCGTCACGTTGGCGACCTCACACCCCTTGTCCGTCATCGCCTGAAGCAGGTCGGGCGTGAAGTGGAGCCCGGCGGTCGGGGCAGCCACGGCCCCGCGGCGGCGCGCGAACAGCGTCTGGTAGCGGACCCGGTCGGCGGGCTCGGCTTTGCGGCGCAGGTACGGCGGGATCGGCGTCTCCCCGATCGCGTCGATGGCCTCGTAGAGAGCCTCCGGCGAGCCGTCGAACATGAACCGGAGCGTCCGCCCGCGGCTGGTGGTGTTGTCGATCACCTCGGCGGCGAGCGTGTCGCTGAAGACCAGTTTGTTGCCGACACGCACCTTCCGCGCAGGGTCCACGATGGAGTCCCAGAGGCGGTGCTCGGAGTTCAGTTCCCGGAGCAGAAACGCCTCGATCTTGGCGCCTGTGTTCTCCTTGATGCCGCGGAGCCGGGCCGGGAACACCATCGTGTCGTTGGCCACGAACACGTCCCCGGCGCCGAAGTACTCGGGAAGGTCGCGGACCGTCCGGTGCTCGATGGTGCCGCTGGCTCGGTCCACCACCATCAGCCGTGCGCTGTCCCGCGGTTCCGCGGGGTACGCCGCCACGAGTCCCTTGGGATACTCGAATCCGAAGTCGGACAGGCGAAGGGCGTGTTGCCGAAACGAGTGGTGAGCAACCTGCATGCGGAGCGGTTTCCGTGACGCGATGCGACCGCCGGGGCGGTCTGGGGAGGCACGGGCCGGCGGTGGGGACCGCCCGAATGCGCCTGAATATAGGGGCCTTACGAAGCCAGAGGGAGGCCGCCAGCCGTGGAGTCAGAGGGAAGGATGGTCCCCGTGACCTCTCCGAACCCGATTCGAAGGTCGCCTCGGACGGCTTCGCCGGAGAGCAGAACACGATCTCCATCGCGCAGGAACGTCCGGGTGTCGCCGTCCGGGAGGCTGAGGGGCCGGGTGCCGCGCCAGGAGAGTTCCAGGAACGATCCGTAGCTGCCGGGCTCCTCCCCACTGATCGTCCCCGACGCCATCAGGTCGCCGGGGCGCGCGTTGCAGCCGTTCACGGTGTGGTGGACGAGTTGCTGCTCGGGGCTCCAGTAGAGGTTCTTCGCGTTCGAGGTGGCCACGACGTGCGGGTCGGCGCCGGCCTCGCGCATCGCGGCCGTCTCCAACGCCACCGTCAGGTCGATGTCGAGGCTTCGCGGCTCGGGCTGGCGGAGGTACGGCAGCGGCTCGGGGTTGCCCGCCGACGCGTCCTGCGCCTCCCCCGGAATCCGGAACGGCTCCAACGCGGCGTACGGGACCACCCAGGGCGAGACCGAGGTGGCGAAGTTCTTGCCCAGGAAGGGCCCCAGCGGCACGTACTCCCACTTCTGGATGTCGCGCGCGCTCCAGTCGTTGACCAGCACGAAGCCGAAGATCTGCCGGCCTGCCTCGGCCATCGGGAGGGGCGATCCGAGGTCGTTGCCAGGCCCGACGAAGAAGCCGAGTTCCAGTTCGATGTCGAGCAGCTTCGACGGACCGAACACCGGCGGCGCGTCGTCGTCGGGCCGCTGCTGGCCGCTCGGACGGACGACATCGGTCCCGCTCACGACCACCGAGGACGCCCGGCCGTGGTAGCCCACCGGCAGGTGCAGCCAGTTCGGCATGAGGGCGTTCTCGGGCCCGCGAAACATGGTCCCGACGTTGGTCGCGTGCTGCCGCGACGAGTAGAAGTCGGTGTAGTCTCCGATCTCGGCCGGGAGGTGCATCGTCACGTCCGCGAGCGGGACGATGGCGTGCTCGCGCAGTGTCGCGGAGTCCCTGAGATCCGGCGCTCCATCCGCGCGCAGCAGATCCTGCAGGCGGGAGCGGACGGCATCCCACGCGTCAGCCCCGAGCGCCATGAAGGCGTTCAGCGACGCGTGGCTGAACACGGGCCCGCGCCCGGCCCCGGCAGCGGCGATCAGACCGTGCTGTTCCAGCACATCGAGGTCCACCACCCAGTCGCCGAGGCGGACGCCCACGCGGGCAGGGTGGCCGGCTGTCGAGAAGACGCCATACGGCAAGTTGGCGAGGCCGAAGCCGGAGTCGGAAGCGAGGTCGAGAAAGGGAGTCATCAGAAAAGGTGAGCCGGCGGTCGGGAGGGCCCGACGGAAAAGAGAACGGGGGCCTGGCGCACACCCTGAACACCGGAAGGCGTCTCCAGGAGTGTCACGGGCCAGGGAGGCGTCGGCTCCGGATCTAGATCCAGCCGAGCGCGCGGAGGTCGTCGATGGGCTCGTCGAAGGAGCACGAGCCGAAGCTGAGTGCAGCCTGCTGGCGCGCATCGGCGACCTCGGCCGCCGATGCGCGCAGCGACCGCCACTGGAGATCGTCGCCGGCGGACCACGCGGAGGCGTCGTCGTCGGCCAGGATCTCGGCGAGGTCGTCCGGTCCGAGGCTGTGGAGGCGGGCGAGCGCCGCGCCCCCGAAGACACCCAGGAAGCCGAACATCCGCGCCCCGACCGCCTCGTCGTCGTTGGGGAGCGGGTGATGGAGGCCCGCGGTCGCCTTGAAGGGAGCGCCCGCCCGCAGCGCATCCGTCAGGGCAGTCGCGAGCGTCTCGACGCCAGGCACGAGGTCCGGCGTCACCCCGCCGCAGCGGAACTTGAGCGCGAACGAGGGCCGCCCCGCTCGCCCGTTGGCATCGGCGACGGCCTGCGCGGCTGGAGCGACGCTGTCGGGCGCGTCGAGAACCGGCACTTCGAGGGCAGCCCGCGGCGCGGCGCCCGTGCCGAAGGCGTCGTCCAGCGCGCCCAGCATCCCGGCGAGCGCGTCCGCGTCACGAGCGAGATCGGCGGGCAGCTTCAACTCGAACCGGTCGCACCGGAGACGGTCGGGGTGGGCCGCCTCGGTGGCGCGGGCGGCGTCGAGCGTCCGTCGCGCGGCGCCGAGCCAGTCGTCGCCCTCCGGGGGCAGCCCGAGGACGGAGAGCGCCCACGGACCGGAGACCTGTGCCTCGTCCATCGCCTCCACCAGCGCGCCGAGGCGGCTGGCCGGGAGGATGAAGCGAGCGAGCAGGCCCGCCTCGGCGCTGCGCCGGTGCCGGGCGTAGGCCGCGACGGCGGGCGGCAGGTCGAGCGAGGCGGGCGGAAACAGGCCCGCGTAGTCGATGAGGCCGTCGGTGAGGGCGTGCGCGGCGGGAGTCATGGATAAGAAGCCTGTGGAGGACGGGCGAAGCCGGACCCAGGCGGTAGGTTGGGCGTGGAAGGGTACGACCCACCCGACCCGCCTCGTGATCCCCCGAGGCGCTTCTCCCGCGTTTCCGCCCGCCACCTCATCATGCCCTCACGCATCCCCACTCTCCTCCTCGCCCTCGTGTTCGCCCTCCTCGCGGGCGGAGCCGACGGCTGCTCCAGCGACCCCAACGTCGAAGGCGCCAAGCTCGACCTCCGCAACGGCGACTACGAGCGCGCGCTCGAGAACATCGACGAGGCCCTCGCCACCAACCCGGACAATGTCGAGGCGCTCCAGCTGCGCGTCGAGATCCTCCGCCAGCAGTACGAGAACACGCCGGGCGCCCAGCCCAAGGCAGCCTTCCTGGCGGCCAACTTCGACGACATGGTCTCGACCGCCGAGCGCGCTGCGTCACTCGCGCCGGATGACCCGACCAACGAGACGGTCAACCTGTCGCTCTGGGTGCTCGCCATCAACGCGGGCAACGAGCTGATCCGCGACCCGCAGGCGGATGTCGCCGATGCGATCGGCTACTTCCAGCGCTCCACGCAGCTCGTGCCGGACTCGTCGCAGGGGTACCTCGGCCTCGGCCTTGCCAACCTCCGCACCGGCGACGCCGCTCAGGCGCTCGCGCCGCTGGAGCGCGGCGTCGAGGTCGCTCCGGACGACCCGATCCTGGCCTACTACTACGGCCGCGCCCTCGTCCTCTCCGACCGTCCCTCGGACGCCGTCACGTTCCTCGAAGGCGCCCAGTCGCGCTTCCCCGAGGACGAGGACGTGCAGACGATGCTCTTGAACGCCTACACGCTCGCCGGTCAGACCGACCAGGCCATCGACCGCTACGCGGCCGTCGTCGACCAGCAGCCGACCAACCCGACGTACCGCTACAACTACGGCGCGCTCCTGCTCCAGGCCGAGCGCTACGACGAGGCCGTCGAGCAGCTCACCGAGGCGACCCGGCTCGCGCCTGACAACTCGGACGCGTTCTACAACCTCGGCGCGGCCTTCCAGAACCGCGCGGCGGCTCTCAACGAGCAGTACATCGCCGACCCGGAGGCCGACGGGGCGGACGCGCTCATCGAGCAGCGCAACGAGAACCTGGAGATGTCTGTCGCTCCGCTGATGCAGGCGCGCACGCTCTCCGCGGGCACCGAGGACGAGGCGGGCGTCTGCGACGCGCTCTTCCGCGTCTACACGCAGCTCAACCGCGTCGACGAGGCCCAGGCCGTCTCGGAGTGCGCCGGCATCTCGATGAACTAAGGTCCGACTCCGGATCGCCTGACCCCGCGGGGGCGTGGTTCGCCGCGCCCCCGCTTCTGTTTCCCCCTGCCCCTCATGTCCGACTCCCTCTCCCTCGGCGCCGACGCCCCCGGCTTGGCTGACGCCGACTTTCAGTTCGGCACCCGCGCCATCCACGCGGGCCAGCAGCCTGACCCGACCACCGGCGCCATCATGACGCCGGTCTTCCAGACCAGCACCTACGTCCAGGAGGCGCCGGACGTCCACAAGGGCTACGACTACGCCCGCGTCGGCAACCCGACCCGGACAGCTCTGGAGGAGAACCTCGCGTCGCTGGAAGGCGCTGCCCACGGCATCGCGTTCGCGTCCGGCGTCGCAGGCATCGATGCCATCCTGCGGCGGCTCCGCCCCGGCGACCACGTCGTCTCGACGAGCGACCTCTACGGCGGGACCTACCGCCTGATGACGCAGATCCACCAGCCGATGGGCGTGGAGTTCACGTTCGTCGACCTCGCCTCGCCCGACGCGCTCGCCGACGCGATGACAGACGCGACGAAGCTGGTCTGGATCGAGACGCCGACCAACCCGCTGCTCCGCATCTACGACATCGAGGCGCTGTCGGCGGTCGCCCACGACGGCGGTGCGAGCGTCGCCGTCGACAACACATTCGCGAGCCCGTACCTCCAGCAGCCGCTGGCCCTCGGCGCCGACCTCGTGCTGCACTCCACCACGAAGTACATCGGTGGCCACTCCGACGTGATCGGCGGCGCCGTGCTCACGTCCGACGAGGACTGGACCGAGCACCTTCGCTTCCAGATCAAGTCGGTCGGCGCGGCGCCCGCGCCCCAGGACTGCTTCCTGCTGCTCCGGTCCACCAAGACCCTGCACCTCCGCATGGAGCGCCACTGTGCCAACGCACGGGCGGTCGCCGAGTACCTCCGCGGTCACGACGCCGTCGCCCGTGTCCTGTACCCGGGCTTCGAGGATCACCCCGGCCACGCCATCGCAGCCAAGCAGATGCACGACTTCGGCGGCATGGTGTCGCTCGTCCTCGCCGACGATACCCTCGACACAGCCGTCCGCTTCATGCAGTCCACGAAGCTGTTCTCCCTGGCCGAGAGCCTCGGCGGCGTCGAGAGCCTCGTCTCCCACCCCGCATCGATGACGCACGGCTCGATCCCGGCGGAGGTGCGTCGCGCGGCGGGCCTGCCCGACAGCCTCGTGCGCCTCAGCGTCGGCGTGGAGGACGAGGCGGACCTGATCGCGGACCTGGACCAGGCCCTCGCGACGGTCCACGACTCGGCCGTCTCCGCGTAGCGCCGGGTGCCCAGACCAGACGCGGGGCGCACGCTCCGGGAGGGTGCCCGCCCTGCGTCTGGTACGGATGTCACAGGAGAGCCGATAACACTCCGGTTACCTTCGCGTCTCCCTCCGACGTGCCCGACGTGCCCTCCCCTTCCCCGACCGTTCTCGAAGAGCCCGCTCCGGTGGCCCCCCCTCCGGCGCCGAAGCGGCGCGTCAACGACATCCTGCTGGGTCGCTTCGAGCGCTGGGCGCTGCCGCGCATGGCCGCCCGGCTGCCGGACTGGATGACGCCGGACGGGCTGACGAGCATCGCCATCGTGGGGTCGTTCCTGTCAGCCGTCGCCTACGGTCTGGCTGGCTCGAACCCCGTCTGGCTCCATGTCGCGTCGCTGGGTCTCGTGATCCACTGGTGGGGTGACAGCCTCGACGGCACGCTGGCCCGCGTTCGCCAGATCCGTCGCGAGAAGTACGGCTTCTTCGTCGACCACCAGGCGGACGCCATCTCGACGGTCGCCCTGTGCGTGGGCCTCGGGGCCGGTGGGCTCCTGAAGATGGAGATCGCCCTGGCCGTCTGCGTGGGCGTGCTCATGCTGATGTTGCTCGTCAACATGGTGACGATCGCGCGGGACGTATTCAAAATCTCGTTCGGCCTCCTCGGGCCGACCGAGCTCCGGCTGATCGCCATCGGCTTCAACACGCTTGCGTGGGCCGCCGGTCCGCGCGAGTGGGCCGCCTTCGGCACCACCTGGACGCTCTTCGACGCACTCGGTGTTCTCAGCGTCGTCCTGCTGGCGGTCGTATACCTCGTCGGCCTCGTGCGTGAGACGCGCCTGATCGGCCGCCTCGACCCGACGCCCGAGGCAGGGCAGGACGGCATTCCCTACGACCCGACCGGGCAGGAGCGGACCGACTGAATCGTGCCGCCGCCGGCGCCTCTCAAACGGATGAGTCCACGCCGCTCTCCACGACGGAGACCGCATCCCCCGGACGGACGATGCCTTCGGTCAGCACGCGAGCGTACCAGCGGGTCTCGTCGGGCGCTCGGTCCGGCTTGATGCGCTTGAACGCCCGGTCTGCGAAGAACGCCGCGATGGTATTGCAGGGCTCGACGCGCTGGGTCAACTGGAGCCGCGCCTCTCCCACGTCCAGCACATCGCCGACCTCCAGTGCCGGCCAGTCGAGCCCCGATACGGTCAGGTTCTCGCCGATGGCGCCCGGGAAGATCGGGTGCCCCTCCGCTTGAAGCGCCTGGATCAGTTCCAGCGAGAACAGGCAGACGGCCCGCTCGGGGCCTCCATGCACCTTCGGGTGGTTGACGCTGTCGCCGCTCAGCCCCTCGCGGCCGACATGAGCTTCGGCTACGGCGAGCTTCGGGACCCCACCGGGAGACGTGTTGACCTGGAGGACAGTGGGCATGGAGGCGTGAGGCGTGAGGCGTGAGGCGTGAGGCGTGAGGCGAAGATGCCCACCTCGGCACGCGCGCGCCACCTCAGACTACCGCGCCCGGTTGACCGTCCAGTCGTAGGCGAATGTCACCGTCCGGTCCCTCCGGAGTTGGGCGGCCGTCTTGCCCGCCAGCCGCGACCGGAGCGACGACGCCCGCGAGGCGGGCATGGCGGCGAGCAGCACATCCCCGACGGGCCGAGCGGCCTCGAAGTCGTCTGCGAACCAGTCGAACAGGGACGACAGCACGAGTCGGCGGCCGTCAAGGCGAGCAGCGCGGGCCGACCCGGCGAACGCACGGAAGCGGGCGTCGAGGTCGGCGTCGAGCGACGAGGCGCGAAAGGCGCGACCAGCGAGCGGCGGGCACGAGACCGCGGCGCAGTTCAGCGCGGCGTGGATGCGGTAGTCGACCCGGCTCGGCCGCAGGCGCCCCAGCGCGGCCGGGACCGCGGCCCCATTCACCCGCGACTGCCGGCGCAGGACGCCATGCTCCAACTGGTCGAGCGTCATCCGCAAGCCTGCGACCGCGACCGGCTGCCGGAAGAACGCCCCGAAGAGATCCTGCCGTTCGAGGTTCGTCGCCCGCGGCGAGGCGAGGACGCGCGCCAGCACGTGGGCGTTGTAGGCGTTGACCAGGAACGCCGTCTTCTGAGCGTCCGAGCGGAGCGCGGCGGGGTCCTGCGAGGCGACGGCTGCCAGCGCCGCGTCGAGGTCGGCACGATGGAGCGACGCGAGGCGAGCGTAGTCCACTCGCCCATCGGACTGGACGACGCCTGCGAGGACGCGCGTCAGCGGCGCCTCGACAGACGCCTGGGACGCGGCCGCCCCGGAGAGCAGGAGGACGAGGACGGCAACGAGCGGGAAGCGGATCATGCCCCTCGAACGCGCCCGAGGCGCGCGGTCTTACTCGCTGTCCGGAAGCGTCCGGGCGGGTCCTACGCGGCCGACCATGCGGACCCGCTTGACGGGCTCGTCTGCGTCGGTGGTGTGCAGGACGATCTCGACCGAGACCGCGCCATCCACGGCGAGCGCGGCGGGGTCGGCGATGGAGACGAACAGGCCGCCGAGATGATCGGGAAAGAACGGACGCGGCGGCGCCGCCACCTCCACGCCCTCGGGCGCCTCGACGCGCTCGATGCGCACGGGCCGGTCTCCCGCGTTGGCGAACTGGAATGCCGCCTGGAGCGGCTCGCCGAGTGGCGCCTCTCCCCCATCCGCCTCCAGATGATCGAACGCGAGCGACCCGATGCGCTCCCCGATGTCGGCCAGCGCAGGGCGGACGACGCCGGTGATGCGGAGCGTCACCGCCGACGGCTCGGCGCCCTCCGCCACCACGGAAACCGTCTTCTCGAAGTCGCCCGGCCGGCCGTCGGGGTCGTACACGACGCGTACCTCACCCGTTGCGCCCGGCGCGACGGCCTCGCTCGTCCAATCCGGCGTGGTGCAACCGCAGGCGGCGTGGACCTCCGTCAGTTGCAGCGGCGCGTCGCCCGCGTTCGTGAAGTGGAACGTGTGGTCCGCCGGTCCGTCGGCCTCGGCGATGGCGCCGAAGTCGTGGACGGGCGCCTCGAACACGAGCCGCGCCTGCGCCTGGCTGGGGAGCGAGGCGAGGACGGCGAGAAACAGCAGAAGAGGAATGCGAGTCATCGGTCAGTACGCGAGGAGATCGCGGGCGGCGGCGAGCACGTCGTCGTCCTGTGGGAGGACGGCCTTCTCCAGCGCGTCGGCGTAGGGGATGGACGAGAACGCCCCGGCGACCCGCTTGACCGGGGCATCGAGGTGGCCGAAGGCCGCGTCGGAGACCTGGGCGGCCACCTCGGCGCCGAAGCCCATGAACTCGTGATCCTCGTAGGCGACGAGCACGCGGCCCGTCTTGCGCGCCGACGCGAGCACGGTCTCGCGGTCGAACGGCAGGATCGAGCGCACGTCGACGACCTCGACCGACACGCCCTCCTTCTCCAGCGCCTTGGCCACGTTGAGCGCCTTGTACACGATGGCGCCCCACGTCACGATGGTCAGGTCGGTGCCCTCGCGGGCGACCACCGCCTTGCCTAGCGGCACGAGGTACTCGGCGTGCGGCTCGGGGCGCCGCGCCGGACCCTGGCGGTAGAGCGCCTTGTGCTCCAGGAAAATGACCGGGTCCTGCCCGCGGATGGCCGTCTTCAATAGACCCTTCGCGTCGGCCGCGTTGGACGGCATCACGACATGGAGACCGGGCCAGTGGCTGAACATCGCCTCGACGTTCTGGCTGTGGCACAGGCCGCCGTGGATGTAGCCACCGCACGGCACGCGGAGGACCATCGGGTTGGCCCACGTCCCGTTGGAGCGGTAGCGCATCGACGCGACCTGGTTCCGGAGCGGCTGCATGCCGGGCCAGATGTAGTCGGCGAACTGGATCTCCACGACAGGCATGTAACCGGACGCGGCCAGTCCGACAGCGCTCCCGATCACGGAGTGCTCGGCGAGCGGGCTGTTGAAGCAGCGGTGCCGACCGTGCTTCTCGGTGAGTCCGCGCGTGGCAGTGAACACGCCACCCTTGCCGCCTCCCACGTCCTCGCCGTAAACGAGAACCCGCTCGTCGCGGGCCATTTCCTCGTCGAGCGCGTGGTTGATGGCGTCCACCATCACGATCAGGTCGCCGGTCTCACCGTCGACCTCGTACTGCCGCTCGTCCGGCCCCTCGTAGTACACGTGACGGAGGGCGTCCGACGGGTCCGGGTCAGGCTCGGCCTCGACGGCTCGCGCCAGGCGGTCGATCTCGGCCGCGATGTCCACCTGCATCGCCTCGATCTCGTCCTCGGTGAGGATGCCCGCCTCGACGAGGCGCGCGGCGAGGCGCGGGATCGGGTCGCGGGCGGCGTCGGCCTCGATGGCCTCGGCCTCGCGGTATTTGCGGTGGTCGTCCGACGACGAGTGCGGCAGCAGGCGGACGAGGTCGGCATGGAGCGCGACCGGCCCGTGCCCGGCGCGGATGTGGTCCATCGCGGCACGCGCCGCCGCGACCGACTGGAAGAAGTCGGTGCCGTCGTACCGGATCCGCTGGAGCCCGGCGTAGCCGCCGAGGAGGTGCCAGATCGAGCCGCCCGCGGTCTGCTCATCCACCGGGACCGAGATCGCGAACTTGTTGTCCTGCACGTGGAAGAGCACCGGCAGCGCCTCACGCGCGGCCCAGTTGAGTGCCTCGTGGAAAGCGCCCTGGCTCGTGGAGCCCTCGCCACCAGAGACGTAGACCGCGCGGCTCGACGCACCGTCCGACACCGCCTCGGCATCCTCGCGCTTGACGCCCAGCGCGAAGCCGACCGCGGGCACGTACTGTGCGGCCACCGACGACGACGTGGACAGGATGTTGAGATCGCGGTGCCCGAAGTGCTCAGGCATCTGGCGCCCGCCGCCGAACACGTCGGCCGCCTTGCCGAAGTGG
This Rubrivirga sp. SAORIC476 DNA region includes the following protein-coding sequences:
- a CDS encoding thiamine pyrophosphate-dependent enzyme, which codes for MASDDRRPDDSRSRFSMRTFLSPEDDVPRSGDEPGDGSARAHDLAPESFGTGGVDDDALDALVRADASEFVSDVPTPEAETPAFVWAAGDVPEPVPGDLDAAAPMMSENLEALPVDAVSETGSSAPDAEAEDAPASAQALDTDWTVAEGDFAQADSDDAFTGLQDADALPAAGFDGLGEGATLPKDSGAEPSVGEPIASEALSFDAFTMTEATSATPDASASEVLPTDATAAEQEALDSDIPTFLPATSVETMPDADVALPDAEPNAVELPTAEAGVATPTTHPPVIQATAETEETAATTDAVDDAFEAQADAEKADAPGLGSPEGTLEVPTLGPEDFEPEELRQALRTMMVSRRLDQKMLTLLKQGKGFFHIGSAGHEASQIAVARHFEGGKDWFCFYYRDLATALTVGVTPTEVLRAHFGKAADVFGGGRQMPEHFGHRDLNILSTSSSVAAQYVPAVGFALGVKREDAEAVSDGASSRAVYVSGGEGSTSQGAFHEALNWAAREALPVLFHVQDNKFAISVPVDEQTAGGSIWHLLGGYAGLQRIRYDGTDFFQSVAAARAAMDHIRAGHGPVALHADLVRLLPHSSSDDHRKYREAEAIEADAARDPIPRLAARLVEAGILTEDEIEAMQVDIAAEIDRLARAVEAEPDPDPSDALRHVYYEGPDERQYEVDGETGDLIVMVDAINHALDEEMARDERVLVYGEDVGGGKGGVFTATRGLTEKHGRHRCFNSPLAEHSVIGSAVGLAASGYMPVVEIQFADYIWPGMQPLRNQVASMRYRSNGTWANPMVLRVPCGGYIHGGLCHSQNVEAMFSHWPGLHVVMPSNAADAKGLLKTAIRGQDPVIFLEHKALYRQGPARRPEPHAEYLVPLGKAVVAREGTDLTIVTWGAIVYKALNVAKALEKEGVSVEVVDVRSILPFDRETVLASARKTGRVLVAYEDHEFMGFGAEVAAQVSDAAFGHLDAPVKRVAGAFSSIPYADALEKAVLPQDDDVLAAARDLLAY
- a CDS encoding DUF1573 domain-containing protein, which gives rise to MTRIPLLLFLAVLASLPSQAQARLVFEAPVHDFGAIAEADGPADHTFHFTNAGDAPLQLTEVHAACGCTTPDWTSEAVAPGATGEVRVVYDPDGRPGDFEKTVSVVAEGAEPSAVTLRITGVVRPALADIGERIGSLAFDHLEADGGEAPLGEPLQAAFQFANAGDRPVRIERVEAPEGVEVAAPPRPFFPDHLGGLFVSIADPAALAVDGAVSVEIVLHTTDADEPVKRVRMVGRVGPARTLPDSE